From Aedes albopictus strain Foshan chromosome 1, AalbF5, whole genome shotgun sequence, one genomic window encodes:
- the LOC109413799 gene encoding histone H3.3A, whose product MARTKQTARKSTGGKAPRKQLATKAARKSAPSTGGVKKPHRYRPGTVALREIRRYQKSTELLIRKLPFQRLVREIAQDFKTDLRFQSAAIGALQEASEAYLVGLFEDTNLCAIHAKRVTIMPKDIQLARRIRGERA is encoded by the exons ATGGCCCGTACTAAGCAGACCGCCCGTAAATCCACCGGAGGTAAGGCTCCCCGTAAGCAGCTGGCCACCAAGGCCGCCCGTAAGAGCGCCCCATCGACCGGAGGCGTCAAGAAGCCCCATCGTTACCGCCCGGGTACGGTCGCCCTGCGAGAAATTCGTCGGTACCAGAAGTCCACCGAACTGCTGATCCGCAAGCTGCCCTTCCAGCGGTTGGTGCGTGAAATTGCCCAGGATTTCAAGACCGATCTCCGTTTCCAGTCGGCGGCCATCGGTGCACTGCAG GAAGCCAGTGAAGCCTACCTGGTAGGTCTCTTTGAAGACACCAACTTGTGCGCCATCCATGCTAAGCGTGTCACAATTATGCCTAAGGACATCCAGCTGGCTCGCCGTATCCGAGGCGAACGTGCTTAA